The Heyndrickxia vini genome contains a region encoding:
- the lipA gene encoding lipoyl synthase, whose translation MAKNEEYLRKPEWLKIKLNTNKSYTGLKKMMREERLHTVCEEAKCPNIHECWAVRKTATFMILGDTCTRACRFCAVKTGLPTELDWEEPERVARSVEVMGLRHCVVTAVARDDLADGGAAIFAETVRAIRRRVPSCTVEVLPSDMKGDYESLHTLMDAGPDIFNHNIETVRRLTKRVRAKATYDRSLELLKRVKEISPQTPTKSSIMVGLGETKEEIIEAMDDLLAHGVDIVTIGQYLQPTKKHLKVERYVHPDEFAELKEIALQKGFKHCEAGPMVRSSYHADEQVNKAARKRQLEGENNDPDLIINQYKEQFLN comes from the coding sequence GTGGCTAAAAACGAAGAATACTTAAGAAAACCTGAATGGTTAAAGATCAAGTTAAATACGAATAAAAGTTATACAGGCTTGAAAAAAATGATGCGGGAAGAAAGATTGCATACCGTTTGTGAGGAAGCAAAATGTCCAAATATCCATGAATGCTGGGCTGTTCGCAAAACAGCGACATTTATGATACTTGGTGATACGTGTACCCGTGCATGCCGTTTTTGTGCAGTAAAAACGGGCTTGCCAACGGAATTGGATTGGGAAGAACCAGAACGTGTCGCAAGATCAGTGGAAGTAATGGGCTTACGCCACTGTGTGGTTACTGCTGTTGCACGTGATGATTTAGCTGATGGTGGTGCGGCAATTTTTGCTGAAACGGTCCGTGCGATTCGACGCCGTGTTCCTTCATGTACAGTTGAGGTACTCCCATCTGATATGAAGGGTGACTATGAAAGTCTGCATACATTAATGGATGCAGGTCCGGATATTTTTAATCATAATATTGAAACTGTTCGTCGTTTAACGAAACGTGTTCGTGCAAAAGCCACCTACGATCGTTCCTTAGAACTTTTGAAAAGGGTAAAAGAAATCAGTCCTCAAACACCAACAAAATCAAGTATAATGGTTGGACTCGGAGAAACGAAAGAAGAAATCATCGAAGCGATGGATGATTTGCTTGCGCATGGTGTGGATATTGTAACAATTGGCCAATACTTACAACCTACAAAAAAACATTTAAAAGTAGAACGTTATGTCCATCCAGATGAATTTGCAGAGTTAAAAGAAATTGCTCTACAAAAAGGATTTAAGCATTGTGAAGCAGGTCCAATGGTGCGCTCAAGTTATCATGCGGATGAGCAAGTAAATAAAGCTGCTCGTAAACGCCAATTAGAAGGCGAAAATAATGATCCTGATTTAATTATTAACCAATATAAAGAACAGTTTCTTAATTAA
- a CDS encoding lipoate--protein ligase family protein produces MSETWYFIDSGVQSPAFNMAMDEVLLDWHSRDLIPPVLRFYTWEPAALSLGHFQKTTGRINAKAAKEKGIDIVRRPTGGLAVLHDQELTYSMIISEKHEKMSPSIIEAYRVLSQGILEGYRELGISADLAVPDTPIGKSGTAVCFEESSWYELEIDGKKAAGSAQTRQKGVVLQHGSIPMEIDIDTLYDLFVFPNEKVKNKTKTGFAQKAVTINQILGRKTTIDEIKNAFTEGIKKGLNIDLTTYEPNNQMLKEVEELMQSKYANEEYTFQR; encoded by the coding sequence ATGAGCGAAACTTGGTATTTTATTGATTCCGGAGTTCAATCTCCAGCTTTCAATATGGCGATGGACGAGGTTCTTCTTGATTGGCATTCACGAGACCTAATTCCTCCGGTTCTCCGTTTTTATACATGGGAACCTGCGGCACTATCGTTAGGTCATTTTCAAAAAACAACAGGAAGAATAAACGCCAAAGCAGCAAAGGAAAAAGGAATCGACATTGTTCGCAGACCAACTGGCGGACTGGCTGTTTTACATGATCAAGAATTGACTTACAGCATGATAATTAGTGAAAAACATGAAAAGATGTCGCCTTCGATAATTGAAGCCTATCGGGTATTATCTCAAGGAATATTAGAAGGATATCGGGAACTAGGTATTTCTGCGGATTTAGCTGTTCCGGATACGCCAATCGGAAAGTCAGGTACTGCTGTCTGCTTTGAAGAATCTTCGTGGTATGAGCTCGAGATTGATGGGAAAAAAGCGGCGGGAAGTGCACAAACAAGGCAAAAAGGCGTCGTATTACAACATGGCTCCATTCCAATGGAAATCGATATTGATACACTATATGATCTATTTGTATTTCCGAATGAGAAAGTAAAAAATAAGACAAAAACTGGATTTGCACAAAAAGCAGTAACGATTAATCAAATTTTAGGAAGAAAAACAACAATAGATGAAATAAAGAACGCATTCACCGAAGGCATTAAAAAGGGACTTAATATTGATTTAACTACATATGAACCGAACAACCAGATGTTAAAAGAAGTAGAAGAACTTATGCAAAGTAAATATGCAAATGAGGAATATACTTTTCAAAGGTAG
- a CDS encoding NUDIX hydrolase, translating to MFKYTICFIKKGHELLMLNRHKPVWMGIWNGVGGKIEKGETPLEGVLREIDEETGLQIEKIEYKGTVTWMVDGKDAGGMYAFVAELPETYDYYTPIKTDEGILDWKDINWVLHPENLGMANVKYFLDKLLYDSSVYEHHFVYEKGEVVDFKSVGINSKVSL from the coding sequence ATGTTTAAATACACCATATGCTTTATTAAAAAAGGCCATGAACTTCTCATGTTGAACCGACATAAACCAGTATGGATGGGAATTTGGAACGGCGTTGGCGGTAAAATAGAAAAGGGCGAAACACCTTTAGAAGGTGTGTTACGTGAAATAGATGAAGAAACTGGCTTGCAGATAGAGAAAATAGAATATAAAGGTACGGTTACTTGGATGGTAGACGGAAAAGATGCGGGCGGGATGTATGCTTTTGTAGCAGAGTTGCCCGAAACCTATGATTACTACACACCTATAAAAACAGATGAAGGAATACTAGACTGGAAGGATATAAACTGGGTTCTCCATCCTGAAAACTTAGGAATGGCGAATGTGAAGTACTTTCTAGACAAATTATTGTACGATTCCTCTGTTTATGAACATCACTTTGTTTATGAAAAGGGGGAGGTTGTAGATTTTAAGTCAGTGGGGATAAATTCTAAGGTTTCGTTATAA
- a CDS encoding DegV family protein — protein sequence MGKIKIVTDSTVDMSNEMIERYGIEVVPLSLFIDGETYLDRVDITPIEFIHKMSEAKELPKSSQPPVGVFLELYDRLGEEGYDVLSIHMSGGLSGTVNAAENAAALSKAKVKVVDSIFISKALSFQVVEAAIMAEEGKSVDEILMRLEKIRSQTRLYVVVEKLDNLVKGGRIGKGKALIGSLLHIKPIASLENGVYNPIANVRSHAQVVKHLVKSLVEDAMGKTIKKVGIAHAESYELVSKLKHAIFTATGFENIEIEITTPIISTHTGAGAIGFMYYME from the coding sequence ATGGGGAAAATAAAAATAGTTACTGATTCGACAGTTGATATGTCCAATGAAATGATCGAAAGGTATGGGATCGAAGTTGTTCCTTTATCATTGTTTATTGATGGGGAAACTTATCTGGATCGAGTTGACATAACTCCAATTGAATTTATTCATAAAATGAGTGAAGCAAAGGAACTTCCAAAAAGTTCTCAGCCGCCGGTAGGTGTGTTTTTGGAGCTATATGATCGATTGGGCGAAGAGGGCTATGATGTGCTTTCCATTCATATGTCTGGTGGATTGAGTGGGACAGTCAATGCCGCTGAAAATGCTGCAGCACTGTCAAAGGCAAAGGTGAAAGTGGTTGATTCTATCTTTATTTCGAAAGCGCTATCTTTTCAAGTTGTTGAAGCAGCAATAATGGCTGAAGAGGGAAAGAGCGTTGATGAAATCCTCATGAGATTGGAAAAAATACGATCACAAACGCGGCTATATGTCGTAGTAGAAAAGCTCGATAACCTTGTGAAGGGTGGAAGAATTGGCAAAGGAAAAGCGTTAATCGGATCATTATTGCATATTAAACCAATTGCTTCATTAGAGAATGGGGTATATAATCCCATTGCAAATGTGAGAAGTCATGCACAAGTGGTAAAGCATTTAGTGAAAAGCTTAGTTGAAGATGCAATGGGGAAAACGATTAAAAAAGTAGGCATCGCACATGCAGAAAGTTATGAACTTGTATCAAAACTAAAGCACGCTATTTTCACCGCTACCGGCTTTGAAAACATCGAAATAGAAATTACCACCCCAATCATCAGCACACACACAGGTGCAGGTGCAATCGGCTTTATGTACTATATGGAATAA
- the cidR gene encoding cidABC operon transcriptional activator CidR, translated as MDIKHLQYFLEVAKYNSFSLAAEHLYITQPTISKMIKNLEVELGVALFDRSRKKLTLTDAGEIILEQAKLIDNAFHNLETELSNLLGLKKGHIRIGIPPIFDAQFLLQLIGLFHEKYPGITFQLGEDGSKKIEEDVNNNLLDVGVVVLPTNNELFLHFPFMEEDLKLILHPSHPLAEKSKVELKELAGESFILFNKDFALHDRIIFACNSVGFNPHIISKSSQWSFIEEMVSWKLGVSLLPESLCHHLSKNVKAITVVNPSIRWELAIIWNKNQYLSFAAKEWLQFTKESLSIDLSKK; from the coding sequence TTGGATATTAAACATTTGCAATATTTTTTAGAAGTCGCGAAATATAATAGTTTTTCCCTCGCAGCAGAACATCTGTATATTACACAGCCAACGATTAGTAAAATGATAAAAAATTTAGAAGTAGAGTTAGGTGTTGCTCTATTTGATCGCTCGCGAAAAAAACTTACACTGACTGACGCTGGGGAAATTATACTAGAACAGGCAAAGCTTATAGACAATGCCTTTCATAATTTAGAAACAGAATTAAGTAATCTTTTAGGTCTTAAAAAGGGACATATTCGAATTGGCATTCCACCAATATTTGATGCGCAATTTCTTCTTCAATTAATCGGTTTATTTCATGAAAAATATCCTGGTATAACATTCCAACTCGGTGAAGATGGCTCAAAGAAAATAGAGGAAGATGTAAATAATAATCTTTTAGATGTAGGTGTAGTCGTGCTTCCAACGAACAATGAGTTATTTCTTCATTTCCCGTTCATGGAAGAAGATTTAAAACTAATTCTTCATCCCTCCCATCCATTAGCTGAAAAATCGAAAGTAGAATTAAAAGAACTGGCAGGGGAATCATTTATCCTCTTCAATAAAGATTTTGCTTTGCACGATCGAATTATCTTCGCTTGCAACAGTGTAGGTTTTAATCCACATATTATTTCTAAAAGTTCTCAATGGTCATTTATTGAGGAAATGGTTTCTTGGAAACTTGGGGTATCACTTTTACCGGAAAGTCTTTGCCACCATCTTAGTAAAAATGTAAAGGCAATAACTGTTGTTAACCCCTCTATCCGTTGGGAACTCGCGATAATTTGGAACAAAAATCAATATCTATCCTTCGCTGCGAAGGAATGGCTCCAATTCACAAAAGAAAGTCTTTCGATAGATCTCTCCAAAAAATAA
- a CDS encoding acyl-CoA thioesterase, with the protein MNAKKIKESRIVNTAQVLSCDLNNYNTLFGGILMKKLDDAATLSARRHSRVKECVTASTDSIDFLCPIHQTDSVCVESFVTYTGRTSMEIFCKVIAEDIMTGDRRIAATAFLTFVALDENKRPVEIPGVIPETEEEKFLYNTGKERAEMRKLRRQKSKELAGYINLEKPWDK; encoded by the coding sequence ATGAACGCAAAAAAAATTAAAGAAAGCCGTATCGTTAATACTGCACAAGTATTATCATGCGATTTAAATAATTATAATACGCTATTCGGTGGAATTTTAATGAAAAAACTTGATGATGCAGCAACATTGTCTGCTCGTCGACATTCAAGAGTAAAAGAATGTGTCACTGCATCAACAGATTCAATCGATTTCTTATGTCCAATTCATCAAACAGACTCCGTGTGTGTCGAGTCATTTGTTACCTATACCGGCAGAACTTCCATGGAGATATTTTGTAAAGTGATTGCTGAAGACATTATGACTGGTGATCGTCGTATTGCAGCAACGGCCTTTTTAACATTTGTTGCTTTAGATGAAAATAAACGCCCAGTGGAAATACCTGGCGTTATTCCTGAAACAGAGGAAGAAAAATTTCTCTACAACACTGGGAAAGAAAGAGCAGAGATGCGTAAATTAAGAAGACAAAAAAGTAAAGAACTAGCTGGATACATTAACCTTGAGAAACCTTGGGACAAATAA
- a CDS encoding Hsp20/alpha crystallin family protein produces the protein MDLEKLKQWMEISQKYQNGNFWDMIFDQTPFEPLMKESSYGPQEQKSHTRNSSFPIVDIYQTDTQIIVLLELPGYRKEDVSLSLSGNKLVVKGSSHLPIANAITIQNERRYGDFERLIELPEPTKSKDIHARFENGLLIVTYMRKYTNEEDIPIT, from the coding sequence GTGGATCTGGAAAAGCTAAAACAATGGATGGAAATCTCACAAAAATATCAAAACGGCAACTTTTGGGATATGATATTTGATCAGACTCCTTTTGAACCTCTAATGAAAGAATCGTCATATGGACCTCAAGAACAAAAATCACATACAAGGAATTCTTCTTTTCCCATCGTTGATATTTATCAAACAGATACACAAATAATTGTGTTACTCGAATTACCAGGATATCGAAAAGAAGATGTTTCACTTTCCCTCTCTGGTAATAAATTAGTTGTGAAAGGGTCATCCCATTTACCAATTGCAAACGCAATAACCATTCAGAATGAACGGAGATACGGAGATTTTGAAAGATTAATAGAACTTCCAGAACCAACTAAAAGTAAAGATATCCATGCTCGATTTGAAAATGGACTTCTAATCGTTACATATATGAGAAAATACACAAATGAAGAAGATATACCTATTACGTAA